One window from the genome of Echinicola vietnamensis DSM 17526 encodes:
- a CDS encoding sialidase family protein, producing MKYLFLTVALALFSLTEVFSQKGNHSKVPGRTIAYSPQSSGKYIGSPSITVLPDGSYLASHDFFGPESNEHVLATSHIYRSTDKGKHWTLAATIKGAFWSKLFTHKGHVYFMGTDRHHGNTIIRKSTDKGSTWTAPTDSSNGLLLEGEYHCAPMPVIEFNGRLWRAMESAMGPVKKWGKRYGAMMLSVPVDADLLKADSWTASNVLYYDSTYLDGNFGGWLEGNAVVDQSGQLWDILRVDDRSTTAEKAAMVKITSNGREASFNDDQGFVPFDGGSKKFTILYDSISQHYWTIANQIPEKVKEENFGKNPAGIRNTLALFSSRNLKNWTKEKVLLEHEDVARHGFQYVDFLFEGKDVIFVSRTAYDDGGVGARNNHDANYLTFHRVRNFRKTL from the coding sequence ATGAAATATTTGTTCTTAACTGTCGCGCTGGCCCTATTTTCTTTAACCGAAGTGTTTTCGCAAAAAGGAAATCATTCGAAGGTGCCGGGCAGAACGATAGCCTATAGCCCGCAATCCAGTGGAAAGTATATAGGGTCGCCTAGTATAACAGTGCTTCCGGACGGAAGCTATTTGGCGTCCCATGATTTTTTTGGACCCGAATCCAATGAACATGTCCTGGCTACTTCCCATATCTATAGGTCTACCGATAAAGGGAAGCACTGGACACTGGCGGCCACCATAAAGGGGGCTTTTTGGTCAAAACTATTTACACATAAAGGCCATGTATATTTCATGGGAACCGATAGACATCACGGCAACACGATTATTCGGAAGTCAACGGATAAGGGCAGTACGTGGACCGCGCCAACTGATAGCAGCAATGGATTGCTTTTAGAAGGGGAATACCATTGTGCACCGATGCCAGTAATAGAGTTCAACGGTAGATTGTGGAGGGCAATGGAGAGCGCCATGGGACCTGTGAAAAAATGGGGCAAAAGATATGGGGCCATGATGCTGTCAGTTCCCGTTGACGCAGATCTATTAAAGGCTGACTCCTGGACCGCAAGTAATGTCCTTTATTATGATTCTACTTATTTGGATGGAAATTTCGGAGGCTGGTTGGAAGGAAATGCAGTTGTTGATCAAAGTGGCCAGCTTTGGGATATATTAAGAGTGGATGATCGGTCGACTACCGCTGAAAAGGCAGCCATGGTTAAAATTACCTCCAATGGAAGGGAAGCAAGCTTCAATGATGATCAGGGGTTCGTTCCATTTGATGGTGGTAGTAAGAAGTTTACCATTTTGTATGACTCCATAAGCCAGCATTATTGGACCATAGCCAATCAAATTCCAGAAAAGGTCAAGGAAGAGAATTTTGGAAAGAATCCAGCAGGCATAAGGAATACACTTGCACTGTTTTCGTCTAGGAACCTTAAAAACTGGACAAAGGAAAAAGTCCTGTTGGAGCATGAGGACGTGGCAAGGCATGGGTTCCAATATGTGGATTTCCTTTTTGAGGGAAAGGACGTCATTTTCGTTTCACGGACGGCATATGATGATGGAGGAGTGGGTGCTAGAAACAACCATGATGCCAACTACCTTACCTTCCATCGTGTCAGGAATTTCAGGAAAACACTTTAA